The following coding sequences are from one Arcobacter nitrofigilis DSM 7299 window:
- a CDS encoding carbohydrate ABC transporter permease: MKKTVNQKAWFLVLPVLILVGFSAVIPLMTVVNYSVQDTFGNNVFFPAGLQWFEEVLHSERIHAALGRQILFTGIILAIEIPLGIFIALHMPKKGFWSSVCLILVALPLLVPWNVVGTIWQIFGRTDIGLLGHALVSMGVDYNYTQNVLDAWITIIIMDVWHWTSLVVLLCYAGLQSIPSAYYQAAKIDQASKWSVFRYIQLPKMMGVLLIATLLRFMDSFMIYTEPMVVTGGGPGNSTTFLSIDLVKTAIGQFDLGPAAAFSLIYFLVILLTCWAFFTIMTNIDKEEE; the protein is encoded by the coding sequence ATGAAAAAAACAGTAAATCAAAAGGCTTGGTTTCTTGTACTTCCTGTACTTATCTTAGTTGGGTTTTCTGCTGTTATTCCTTTAATGACAGTTGTTAATTATTCAGTTCAAGATACCTTTGGAAATAATGTATTTTTCCCTGCTGGATTACAATGGTTTGAAGAAGTTCTTCACTCGGAGAGAATTCATGCAGCATTAGGAAGACAGATACTTTTTACAGGAATCATTTTAGCAATAGAGATTCCCCTTGGTATTTTTATTGCCCTACATATGCCTAAAAAAGGCTTTTGGTCATCGGTTTGTTTAATATTAGTAGCACTTCCACTACTTGTTCCTTGGAATGTAGTTGGTACTATTTGGCAAATTTTTGGAAGAACTGATATTGGACTTTTGGGTCATGCTTTAGTATCAATGGGAGTTGATTATAACTACACTCAAAATGTACTTGATGCTTGGATTACTATAATTATAATGGATGTATGGCATTGGACTTCATTGGTTGTTTTACTTTGTTATGCTGGATTACAATCAATTCCATCGGCATACTATCAAGCAGCAAAAATCGACCAAGCTTCAAAATGGAGTGTTTTTAGATATATCCAACTTCCAAAAATGATGGGAGTATTACTAATTGCTACTTTACTTAGATTTATGGATAGTTTTATGATTTATACTGAACCAATGGTTGTAACAGGAGGAGGTCCTGGAAATTCAACTACATTTTTATCTATTGATTTAGTAAAAACGGCAATTGGTCAATTTGACTTGGGACCTGCAGCAGCATTTTCACTTATATATTTTCTAGTGATACTATTAACATGTTGGGCATTTTTTACAATCATGACAAATATAGATAAAGAAGAGGAGTAA
- a CDS encoding DUF2160 domain-containing protein, which yields MNLSWMAWTTGTAIFFICIFVALIIMTIWAIKWPQAPRVGILRIKTTPGDRLFLSLLGSAFICLGYLAVFGTPIYGGMVLCLFYAIAVFRWV from the coding sequence ATGAATTTATCATGGATGGCTTGGACAACTGGAACTGCAATATTTTTCATTTGTATCTTTGTTGCACTTATAATCATGACTATCTGGGCCATTAAATGGCCACAGGCACCAAGAGTAGGAATTTTACGTATAAAAACCACTCCTGGTGATCGACTTTTTCTTAGTCTTTTAGGCTCGGCATTTATTTGCCTTGGCTATTTAGCAGTGTTTGGTACTCCAATTTATGGGGGAATGGTTCTTTGTCTTTTTTATGCTATAGCAGTTTTTCGCTGGGTATAA
- a CDS encoding glycerol-3-phosphate dehydrogenase/oxidase, which yields MENNKYDIIIIGGGATGSGTALDASSRGFKTLLLEKNDFAEGTSSRSTKLVHGGVRYLEAAVKGLNKDQYNLVKEGLKERSRLLKNAPHLCSRLTLVTPIYKWWELPYMFIGLSLYDFVSGRRGLGRSSIVCKNKMINNFPSIKKSGLVGGVKYYDGSFNDSRLNVTLLKTAQKFGADCRNYSEAEEFLYEEGKISGVKVRNKITDETYIVNSKVIINATGAFSDKVRTLDNKEAKKMLDLSSGIHIVLDKKYLPSQEGLMIPKTEDGRVLFILPWMGKCLVGTTDEKTTLSEHPEVSQKDIKYILKHLEIYFDLKIDESEILSSWCGIRPLVAAPKNASTKSIVREHIIISSDSGLVSILGGKWTTYRKMSEELVDYVTSKFALKNKECQTKKLKLIGSENFTKEMQVDCLDEDIKNYLIKMYGDKANDVLNCVETVERLHKDYAHTNAELIYTIKEEFVQKPMDYIVRRTSLALIDKQAAKEILNKVLAIMQKELSWDEKRVNIEKENSLELLNNSL from the coding sequence ATGGAAAATAATAAATATGATATTATCATTATAGGTGGGGGAGCAACTGGAAGTGGAACAGCTTTAGATGCTTCATCTAGAGGATTTAAAACCTTATTATTAGAAAAAAATGATTTTGCAGAAGGAACAAGTTCACGAAGTACAAAACTAGTGCATGGTGGAGTTCGTTATTTGGAAGCTGCTGTGAAAGGCTTAAATAAGGACCAATACAATTTAGTAAAAGAGGGATTAAAAGAGCGCTCAAGACTTTTAAAAAATGCACCACACTTATGCTCTCGATTAACACTTGTAACACCTATATATAAATGGTGGGAATTACCTTATATGTTTATAGGTTTGAGCTTATATGATTTTGTATCTGGAAGAAGAGGACTTGGAAGAAGTTCAATTGTTTGTAAAAATAAGATGATAAATAACTTTCCAAGTATCAAAAAAAGTGGTTTAGTAGGTGGAGTGAAATATTATGATGGAAGTTTCAATGACTCAAGACTAAATGTAACATTATTAAAAACAGCACAAAAATTTGGAGCTGATTGTAGAAATTATAGTGAAGCAGAAGAGTTTTTGTATGAAGAGGGAAAAATCTCTGGGGTAAAAGTAAGAAATAAAATTACAGATGAAACTTATATTGTAAACTCAAAAGTTATAATAAATGCAACGGGAGCATTTTCTGATAAGGTAAGAACTTTAGATAATAAAGAAGCAAAAAAAATGCTTGATTTAAGTTCTGGTATCCATATTGTATTAGATAAAAAGTACTTACCTTCACAAGAAGGATTGATGATTCCTAAAACTGAAGATGGAAGAGTTTTATTTATACTTCCTTGGATGGGTAAATGTTTAGTTGGAACTACAGATGAAAAAACAACTTTAAGTGAGCATCCTGAAGTATCACAAAAAGATATAAAATATATATTAAAACATCTAGAAATCTATTTTGATTTAAAAATAGATGAAAGTGAAATATTATCTTCATGGTGTGGAATAAGACCCTTAGTAGCAGCACCAAAAAATGCATCAACAAAAAGTATTGTAAGGGAGCATATTATTATAAGTTCTGATTCTGGATTAGTTAGTATTCTTGGTGGTAAATGGACTACTTATAGAAAGATGTCAGAAGAGCTTGTTGATTATGTAACTTCTAAATTTGCCTTAAAAAATAAAGAGTGTCAAACAAAAAAACTAAAACTAATAGGAAGTGAGAACTTTACAAAAGAGATGCAAGTTGATTGTTTAGATGAAGATATTAAAAATTATTTGATTAAGATGTATGGTGATAAAGCAAATGATGTTTTAAATTGTGTTGAAACAGTAGAAAGATTGCACAAAGATTATGCACATACTAATGCAGAATTAATTTACACTATAAAAGAAGAGTTTGTTCAAAAACCTATGGATTATATAGTAAGAAGAACATCTTTAGCCTTGATTGATAAACAAGCAGCAAAAGAGATTTTAAATAAAGTATTAGCCATAATGCAAAAAGAGTTAAGTTGGGATGAAAAAAGAGTAAATATTGAGAAAGAAAATTCATTGGAGTTATTAAATAATTCATTATAA
- a CDS encoding carbohydrate ABC transporter permease, whose product MSTATKKGFFSSKSPTIMLIYIIFLMLPVYWLVNMSLKTNEEILGTFSLFPNNLTFHNYVVIFTDPTWYWGYINSMIYVVMNTVISVLVALPAAYAFSRYRFLGDKHLFFWLLTNRMAPPAVFALPFFQLYSSVGLFDTHIAVALAHTLFNVPLSVWILEGFMRGVPKEIDETAYIDGFSFFAFFTKIFTPLIASGIGVCAFFCFMFSWVELLLSRTLTAVNAKSIAVTMTKTISASGVDWGVLSAAGVLTLVPGAIVIYFVRNHIAKGLSLGRV is encoded by the coding sequence ATGAGCACAGCAACTAAAAAAGGGTTTTTTAGTAGTAAATCTCCTACTATCATGCTTATATACATCATATTTTTGATGTTACCTGTTTATTGGTTAGTTAATATGAGTTTAAAAACAAATGAAGAGATATTGGGAACATTTTCACTTTTTCCTAATAATCTGACATTTCACAATTATGTTGTGATATTTACAGACCCTACTTGGTATTGGGGATATATAAACTCAATGATATATGTTGTTATGAATACAGTTATTTCTGTTTTAGTAGCACTTCCTGCAGCATATGCTTTTTCAAGATATAGATTTCTAGGGGATAAGCATTTGTTCTTTTGGTTATTAACTAACAGAATGGCACCACCTGCTGTATTTGCGCTGCCATTCTTTCAACTTTATTCAAGTGTTGGTTTATTTGATACACATATTGCGGTGGCTTTAGCTCACACATTATTTAATGTACCATTATCTGTTTGGATTTTGGAGGGCTTTATGCGTGGTGTACCAAAAGAAATAGATGAAACTGCATATATTGATGGATTTAGTTTTTTTGCATTTTTTACAAAAATATTCACTCCATTAATAGCTTCAGGTATCGGTGTTTGTGCATTTTTCTGTTTTATGTTCTCTTGGGTTGAATTACTATTAAGTAGAACATTAACAGCAGTTAATGCAAAATCAATAGCAGTAACTATGACAAAAACAATATCAGCTTCTGGTGTTGATTGGGGCGTTTTATCAGCAGCAGGAGTTTTAACTCTTGTTCCTGGTGCCATAGTTATTTATTTTGTTCGTAATCACATTGCCAAGGGTCTATCTCTTGGACGAGTTTAA
- the glpK gene encoding glycerol kinase GlpK has translation MKYILSIDQGTTSSRAILFNKEMKIEKISQEEFPQYFPHSGWVEHNPEDLFNTVLNSCKNVLKEANAKIEDIVSIGITNQRETTVVWDKHTGEAVYNAIVWQDRRTSKECDVFKKAGHEKMIREKTGLLFDPYFSAMKLKWILENVDGAKEKALNGDLLFGTVDTFLIWKLSNKKSHVTDATNAARTMLYNINANEWDKEICTLLDIPMDMLPEVKDCADDFANVDKEHLGREIPINGVAGDQQSALIGQACFEPGMVKSTYGTGCFAILNIGSNMILSKNRLLTTIAYRFNGQTTYALEGSIFIAGAVVQWLRDGLKIIKNAKEAQELALKADPTEQLYFVPAFTGLAAPYWDTHCRGAIYGLTRNTGPEDFAKAALESVAYQTKDLLEAMYSDWNNFGECIDYAKNSVLRIDGGMSASDYTIQFLSDMLGTSVDRPEILETTALGVAWLAGMKAGFYPSKDEFSKAWKLEKKFKPTISEEKRYDLYAGWKDAVQRTLSKKSNQI, from the coding sequence ATGAAATACATACTATCAATAGATCAAGGTACAACTTCAAGTAGAGCAATTTTATTTAACAAAGAGATGAAAATTGAGAAAATATCTCAAGAAGAGTTCCCTCAATATTTTCCTCATTCTGGTTGGGTAGAACACAATCCTGAAGATTTATTTAATACAGTTCTTAATAGTTGTAAAAATGTATTAAAAGAAGCAAATGCAAAGATTGAAGATATTGTATCTATTGGAATAACTAATCAAAGAGAGACAACTGTTGTATGGGATAAACATACAGGAGAAGCAGTTTATAATGCAATTGTATGGCAAGATAGAAGAACATCAAAAGAGTGTGACGTCTTTAAAAAAGCAGGACATGAAAAGATGATTCGAGAAAAGACTGGTTTACTATTTGATCCTTATTTTTCAGCTATGAAATTAAAATGGATTTTAGAAAATGTAGATGGTGCTAAAGAAAAAGCTCTTAATGGAGATTTATTATTTGGAACAGTTGATACTTTTTTAATCTGGAAATTAAGTAATAAAAAAAGCCATGTAACTGATGCTACAAATGCCGCAAGAACAATGCTATATAATATAAATGCAAATGAATGGGACAAAGAAATTTGTACTCTTTTAGATATTCCAATGGATATGTTACCCGAAGTTAAAGATTGTGCAGATGATTTTGCAAATGTTGATAAAGAACATCTAGGAAGAGAAATTCCAATAAATGGTGTTGCAGGAGATCAACAATCTGCACTTATAGGACAAGCTTGTTTTGAACCTGGAATGGTTAAATCTACTTATGGAACTGGTTGCTTTGCTATTTTAAATATCGGTTCAAATATGATTTTATCAAAGAATAGACTACTTACAACCATCGCTTATAGATTTAATGGGCAAACAACTTATGCCTTAGAAGGTTCAATTTTTATTGCAGGTGCTGTTGTTCAATGGTTAAGGGATGGTTTAAAAATCATAAAAAATGCAAAAGAGGCTCAAGAATTAGCTTTAAAAGCTGATCCAACCGAACAACTCTATTTTGTACCTGCATTTACAGGACTTGCCGCACCCTATTGGGATACCCATTGTAGAGGTGCTATTTATGGTCTTACAAGAAACACTGGACCAGAAGATTTTGCAAAAGCAGCTTTAGAAAGCGTAGCTTATCAAACAAAAGATTTATTAGAAGCTATGTATAGTGATTGGAATAATTTTGGAGAATGTATTGATTATGCTAAAAACTCTGTTTTAAGAATAGATGGTGGAATGTCAGCTTCAGATTATACTATTCAATTTTTATCTGACATGTTAGGAACTTCAGTTGACAGACCTGAAATACTTGAAACAACTGCATTAGGTGTTGCTTGGCTTGCAGGTATGAAAGCAGGATTTTATCCTTCAAAAGATGAGTTTTCAAAGGCTTGGAAGTTGGAGAAAAAATTTAAACCTACTATTAGTGAAGAAAAAAGATATGATCTTTATGCAGGTTGGAAAGACGCTGTACAAAGAACACTTTCAAAAAAATCTAATCAAATTTAA
- a CDS encoding ABC transporter ATP-binding protein — protein sequence MAKITLSNLAHSYMENPISDKDYVLQPLNHEWEDGAAYALLGPSGCGKSTLLNIISGIITPSEGKILFDDKDVTNEDTAHRNIAQVFQFPVVYDTMTVRQNLEFPLKNRNEKPEYIKQRVSAIAKAIKVEDILDKKASGLTADAKQKISLGRGMVREDVNAILFDEPLTVIDPHMKWELRTQLKALHKELKHTMIFVTHDQTEALTFADKVVVMNQGVVLQIGTPEELFEKPAHTFVGYFIGSPGMNLFDVQINENIATLEDTTIQLNSKYKDLDGTTQLGIRPEFINLCEDGTGIKIDITRIEDVAHHKIVRAKYKDNNINIIVSEDTKITPTMSSMIFDLDKINVYQNDWLVEGEAL from the coding sequence ATGGCAAAAATAACTCTTTCAAACTTAGCCCATAGTTATATGGAAAATCCAATCTCAGATAAAGATTATGTACTACAACCACTAAATCATGAGTGGGAAGATGGAGCAGCATATGCCCTACTTGGACCATCAGGATGTGGGAAATCAACTTTATTAAATATCATATCTGGAATCATAACTCCATCGGAAGGGAAAATTCTATTTGATGATAAAGATGTTACAAATGAAGATACAGCACATAGAAATATTGCGCAAGTATTCCAATTCCCAGTTGTGTATGACACAATGACAGTTAGACAAAATCTAGAATTTCCTTTAAAAAATAGAAATGAGAAACCTGAATATATCAAACAAAGAGTCTCTGCTATTGCAAAAGCAATAAAAGTTGAAGATATTTTAGATAAAAAAGCAAGTGGCTTAACAGCTGATGCAAAACAAAAGATATCTTTAGGTAGAGGGATGGTTAGAGAAGATGTAAACGCAATTTTATTTGATGAACCATTAACTGTCATCGACCCTCATATGAAATGGGAATTAAGAACTCAATTAAAAGCCTTACACAAAGAGTTAAAACACACAATGATATTTGTAACTCATGATCAAACAGAAGCTTTAACTTTTGCAGATAAAGTTGTAGTTATGAATCAAGGAGTTGTTTTACAAATAGGAACTCCAGAGGAGTTATTTGAAAAGCCAGCACATACCTTTGTTGGTTATTTTATTGGTTCACCAGGTATGAATCTTTTTGATGTTCAAATTAATGAAAATATTGCAACTTTGGAAGATACTACAATTCAATTAAATTCTAAATATAAAGACTTAGATGGGACAACTCAATTAGGAATTAGACCTGAGTTTATAAATCTTTGTGAAGATGGTACTGGAATCAAAATAGATATTACTAGAATAGAAGATGTGGCTCATCATAAAATTGTACGTGCAAAATACAAAGATAATAATATAAATATAATAGTTTCAGAAGATACAAAAATCACCCCAACAATGAGTAGTATGATTTTTGATTTAGACAAAATAAATGTATATCAAAATGACTGGTTGGTTGAAGGAGAAGCATTATGA
- a CDS encoding ABC transporter substrate-binding protein, producing the protein MKIRNKITTSLVVGMFGLSSYAFSADMNKWIDEFQPSSLTKAQQKDELTWFQNAAKPYKGMTIKVVSESLTTHAYESKTLAKAFYDITGIKVIHDVIGEGDVIEKLQTQMQTGQNIYDAYVNDSDLIGTHWRYKQVRNLTDWMKGDGKSVTNPNLDLKDFIGLSFTTAPDGKLYQLPDQQFANLYWFRYDWFTDPKNMADFKAKYGYDLGVPVNWSAYEDIAEFFTGRVIDGKKVYGHMDYGKKDPSLGWRFTDAWLSMAGEGDPGLPNGLPVDEWGIRVNKKSQPVGSCMDRGGATNSPAAVYSIEKYNKWLKDYAPPSAAGMVFSEAGPVPAQGEVAQQAFWYTAFTADMVKKGLPVVNADGTPKWRMAPSPHGAYWKKGMKVGYQDVGSWTLMKSTPVKRAQAAWLYAQFVTSKTVDVKKSQVGLTFIRKSTIFDKSFTKRAPKLGGLIEFYRSPAKTQWTPTGTNVPDYPKLAQLWWQNIGDASSGAKTAQEALDSLCLAQEKILSRIERSGVQGDMGPKLNKKRTAEYWLEQPGAPKPKLANEKPTPVTISYDELIKSWK; encoded by the coding sequence ATGAAAATTAGAAATAAGATTACTACTTCACTTGTAGTAGGAATGTTCGGACTAAGTAGTTATGCATTTAGTGCAGATATGAATAAGTGGATAGATGAGTTTCAACCATCATCATTAACTAAAGCTCAACAAAAAGATGAGCTTACTTGGTTTCAAAATGCGGCAAAACCATATAAAGGTATGACTATAAAAGTTGTATCTGAGAGTCTTACAACTCATGCATATGAGAGTAAAACTTTGGCAAAAGCATTTTACGATATTACGGGTATAAAAGTAATTCATGATGTCATTGGGGAAGGTGATGTTATTGAGAAACTTCAAACACAAATGCAAACTGGACAAAATATTTATGATGCTTATGTAAATGATTCTGATTTGATTGGTACTCATTGGAGATATAAACAAGTTAGAAATTTAACTGATTGGATGAAAGGTGATGGAAAATCTGTTACTAATCCAAATTTAGATTTAAAAGATTTTATTGGATTATCTTTTACAACTGCTCCTGATGGAAAACTATATCAGTTGCCAGATCAACAATTCGCTAACCTTTATTGGTTTAGATATGATTGGTTCACAGACCCAAAAAATATGGCTGATTTTAAAGCAAAATATGGTTATGACTTAGGGGTTCCGGTTAACTGGTCTGCATATGAAGATATTGCAGAATTCTTTACAGGAAGAGTAATAGATGGTAAAAAAGTTTATGGTCACATGGACTATGGTAAAAAAGATCCATCTTTAGGATGGAGATTTACAGATGCTTGGTTGTCAATGGCTGGAGAAGGTGACCCTGGTTTACCAAATGGACTTCCAGTAGATGAATGGGGAATTAGAGTAAATAAAAAATCTCAACCTGTTGGTTCTTGTATGGATAGAGGTGGAGCTACAAACTCACCAGCTGCTGTTTATTCTATAGAGAAATATAACAAATGGTTAAAAGACTATGCTCCACCAAGTGCTGCTGGTATGGTATTCTCTGAAGCTGGACCTGTTCCTGCACAAGGTGAAGTTGCACAACAAGCTTTCTGGTATACAGCTTTTACAGCCGATATGGTAAAAAAAGGTCTTCCAGTTGTTAATGCAGACGGTACTCCAAAATGGAGAATGGCTCCATCACCACATGGTGCTTATTGGAAAAAAGGTATGAAAGTTGGTTATCAAGATGTTGGTTCTTGGACTTTAATGAAATCAACTCCTGTTAAAAGAGCTCAAGCTGCTTGGTTATATGCACAATTTGTAACATCAAAAACAGTTGATGTGAAAAAATCACAAGTTGGTTTAACATTTATTAGAAAATCAACAATTTTTGATAAATCATTTACAAAAAGAGCTCCAAAACTTGGTGGTTTAATTGAATTTTACAGATCTCCTGCAAAAACACAATGGACTCCAACTGGAACAAATGTACCAGATTATCCAAAATTGGCACAATTATGGTGGCAAAATATTGGTGATGCATCATCAGGTGCAAAAACAGCACAAGAGGCTTTAGATTCACTATGTTTAGCTCAAGAGAAAATTCTTTCAAGAATTGAAAGATCTGGTGTTCAAGGTGATATGGGACCAAAACTTAATAAAAAAAGAACTGCTGAATATTGGCTAGAACAACCAGGTGCTCCAAAACCTAAATTAGCTAATGAAAAACCAACACCAGTAACTATTTCTTATGATGAATTAATCAAATCTTGGAAATAA
- a CDS encoding aldehyde dehydrogenase family protein, with product MKNLKQDELIKSNNLEINTNEPMKNFICGEWKGSEEIAQNINPSDITDIVSTYYKGSFEHVTQTIEFASQVQKSWAKSSISLREEILKDIAEKLLDNKDYYGEIIAREAGKPIKEATDEVVKSAEFFNYFAAEAIRMKGAFMDSPRDNVDIEVIHEPIGVIGVITPWNYPLAIPAWKIAPALAYGNSVILKPSSNTPAIAHILAKIIDSTKLPKGVFSLTFGQGGVIGDTLAQSKKVQGITFTGSVAVGKELAKKSIDSMTKLQLEMGSKNSLIILDDADINTAVEASIKGAYNANGQKCTSCSKLIVTEGIYEEFLAAFKNKMQSLVVGNAMNPSSQIGPCIDKKQLDANLEYIKLGQEEGATLVCGGEAIKTDTQGFYFSPALFVDGKSSMRINQEEMFAAIACVIKVKDYDEAIEVLNDTEFGLSGGIITNDLKKSMQFKHDAEIGNVMINLPTAGMDNHVPFGGRKNSSYGSREKSYTASDFYTTTKTVYIKY from the coding sequence ATGAAAAATTTAAAACAAGATGAATTAATAAAATCTAATAATTTAGAAATAAATACTAATGAACCAATGAAAAACTTCATATGTGGAGAATGGAAAGGTAGTGAAGAAATAGCCCAAAATATCAATCCATCTGATATTACAGATATAGTTTCTACTTATTATAAAGGAAGTTTTGAACATGTGACTCAAACTATTGAGTTCGCTTCGCAAGTGCAAAAATCTTGGGCAAAATCTTCAATATCATTAAGAGAAGAGATATTAAAAGATATAGCAGAAAAACTTCTTGACAACAAAGATTATTATGGCGAAATAATTGCAAGAGAAGCTGGAAAGCCAATAAAAGAAGCAACAGATGAAGTTGTAAAATCTGCTGAATTTTTTAATTATTTTGCAGCAGAGGCAATTAGAATGAAAGGTGCATTTATGGATTCACCAAGAGATAATGTTGACATAGAAGTAATCCATGAACCAATAGGTGTAATTGGTGTTATTACACCTTGGAATTATCCTTTAGCTATTCCAGCTTGGAAAATAGCTCCTGCCTTAGCTTATGGTAATAGTGTAATATTAAAACCTTCAAGTAATACTCCTGCTATTGCTCATATATTAGCTAAGATAATAGACTCAACAAAACTACCAAAAGGTGTATTTTCATTAACATTTGGACAAGGTGGAGTAATAGGTGATACCCTAGCACAATCTAAAAAAGTGCAAGGTATTACTTTCACAGGATCAGTTGCTGTTGGAAAAGAACTTGCAAAAAAATCAATTGATTCTATGACTAAATTACAATTAGAAATGGGAAGTAAAAATTCACTTATTATACTTGATGATGCAGATATTAACACAGCAGTTGAAGCTTCTATAAAGGGGGCTTACAATGCAAATGGTCAAAAATGTACTTCTTGTTCAAAACTAATTGTTACAGAAGGTATTTATGAAGAGTTTTTGGCGGCTTTTAAAAATAAAATGCAATCCTTAGTTGTGGGAAATGCTATGAATCCATCAAGTCAAATTGGGCCGTGTATTGATAAAAAACAATTAGATGCCAACTTGGAATACATTAAACTTGGACAAGAAGAAGGAGCTACTTTAGTTTGTGGAGGAGAGGCTATAAAAACTGATACCCAAGGATTTTACTTTTCACCTGCCCTATTTGTAGATGGAAAATCTTCAATGAGAATAAATCAAGAAGAGATGTTTGCAGCTATTGCTTGTGTAATAAAAGTAAAAGATTATGATGAAGCAATTGAAGTTTTAAATGACACAGAGTTTGGACTATCAGGTGGAATTATTACAAATGATTTAAAAAAATCTATGCAATTTAAACATGATGCAGAAATAGGAAATGTAATGATAAATCTTCCAACAGCTGGTATGGATAATCATGTTCCATTTGGTGGTAGAAAAAATTCATCTTATGGTTCAAGGGAAAAATCATATACAGCCAGTGATTTTTATACAACTACAAAAACTGTATATATCAAATACTAA
- a CDS encoding ABC transporter ATP-binding protein, which translates to MSLELENVSMKVDGQTHIYNTNLILKKGTMNVLLGRTLSGKTTLMRIMAGLDVPTTGKILWEGKDVTRMRVQDRKVAMVYQQFVNYPSMSVYDNIAAPLRIMKKDSYEIDKAVKETAALMRLTNMLDRKPLELSGGQQQRCALARSLVKGSGLVLLDEPLANLDYKLREELREEIPKMFEKSGAIFVYATTEPEEALLLGGNVVTLWEGKITQFDETTKVYHKPNTAITAKVFSNPSMNFLNIKKEGDSFYYGDRQKALATNGLSGLPDGKYLAGFRPNHLELTKKSENAIEFSAHLDVTEITGSETFLHMRHKKDNWIGLVHGVHDLEYNSEISVYLDTRHIFVFAHSGDLVKTASYVVER; encoded by the coding sequence ATGTCATTAGAACTTGAGAATGTATCAATGAAAGTTGATGGACAAACTCATATTTATAATACAAACCTAATACTAAAAAAAGGTACCATGAATGTACTTTTAGGAAGAACCTTATCAGGGAAAACAACCTTGATGAGAATAATGGCTGGATTGGATGTACCTACAACAGGAAAAATTCTGTGGGAAGGTAAAGATGTTACAAGAATGAGAGTTCAAGACAGAAAAGTAGCAATGGTTTACCAACAATTTGTCAATTATCCCTCAATGAGTGTCTATGATAATATTGCAGCTCCTTTAAGAATAATGAAAAAAGATTCATATGAAATAGATAAAGCAGTTAAAGAAACAGCTGCACTTATGCGTCTAACAAATATGTTAGATAGAAAACCTTTAGAATTATCTGGTGGACAACAACAAAGATGTGCATTAGCTCGTTCATTAGTAAAAGGTTCTGGCTTAGTATTATTAGATGAACCCCTTGCAAATTTAGATTACAAATTAAGAGAAGAACTAAGAGAAGAGATACCTAAGATGTTTGAAAAATCTGGAGCAATTTTTGTATATGCTACAACTGAACCAGAAGAGGCATTATTATTAGGTGGAAATGTTGTAACACTTTGGGAAGGTAAAATCACACAGTTTGATGAAACAACAAAGGTTTATCATAAACCAAATACTGCTATTACTGCAAAAGTTTTTTCAAACCCTTCAATGAATTTTTTAAATATAAAAAAAGAAGGTGATAGCTTTTATTATGGTGACAGACAAAAAGCATTAGCGACAAATGGACTATCTGGCTTACCAGATGGAAAATACTTAGCAGGCTTTAGACCAAATCACTTAGAACTTACAAAAAAATCAGAAAATGCAATTGAGTTTTCAGCACACTTAGATGTTACAGAAATAACAGGTTCTGAAACATTTTTACATATGAGACATAAAAAAGACAATTGGATTGGTTTAGTTCATGGAGTACATGACTTAGAATATAACTCAGAAATATCAGTATATTTAGATACTCGACACATTTTTGTGTTTGCACATAGTGGCGATTTAGTTAAAACTGCCTCTTATGTAGTAGAAAGATAG